The bacterium DNA window TGGCGTCTTTTCCTCTTTGGTAAAATAATCGACGATTAAGTCTTCATACCTCAGCAGGTGGATCCTTTTACACCGCGTGCACTTAAATTCGTAACCTTCCTTTGTTTTTACCAGGCAAAGCTTGCCGCAATCGCAGCGTACCTGGTTGATTTCATTTTTTTGATTTTGTATTTTTTGCGTCATTATCTAAAACCTTCATATATTTCAAGAAGATTATCCGCCGGATGATGCTTGTATACCCGCTTATAGCCCTTCTTCAGTTGTTTTAATTTCGAGATAACCTCGTCGAAACATTTATCGCAGCTGCAGCCGTAAGGAAGACATAACCTGCTCTCATCTTCCAGCCGCTGCGCCAGGATAACCAAATTGTCTATTTCTTCCCTTAATAATTTAACAACAATGCATTTACTCATACATTACCCTCTTGCGCCTAATAATGCTTCGCTTTTAAGGAAGCAAAGATGAAAAAAATGCGGCTACCTTAACCCCCGCCAAGACAAAAAGCGCGATAATAAAAGTTTCAAATCCCGCCTTCCAGCATATCCCGCCCATTGCCAAAGCCGCTAATAAATCCGTTGCCACGGCAAAGCCCAAAGCAGTCTACAATCCCCATTGTTTAAAAACAACCGCCATCAAGACAATCAAAGGAAGCGCAATAATTGTCCCGATCACCGAAACAAGCACCAGGTTTACCTGGGTTGTTTTAGCGATAACGCTGGTTATTCCCGCCATGCGCGGGCAGACAATTATTTTTTCTTACAACAAGCACCAGCGTCTTTGCCGGAATTGCTACTTTCAGAACAAGAACAATCATTTCCCTTAAACATTCTTATTAATTGCCATATAAGAAACACTATGCTTAAAAAAACAATCGCGATTATGGCTATCTTTTCCATTACCTATCCCCCGAATCCCAATAACCTGCCGCCCTGATATACGATAAACGACGCAACCCAGGCCATAACCGTAGTCCAAAATATCAAGAATAGCGTCCATTTTAAACTAGGCCCTGATTCACGGTAGAAAACCGCTATCGCCACGAAACAAGGCAGATAGATAAGGCAAAAAATCAGGAAAACCAACGCCTTTAGCGGATTCCAAGACGGATCTTTTTGCAAAGCTTCCTTTAATGAATCGGTTTCTTCAGGATCAACCTCGCCTAAACTGTATATCGTCCCCATAGTACTGACCACGACTTCCTTTGCCGCTACCCCTGCCATAAGCGCAACCCCTCCACGCCAATCCATGCCTAAAGGCTTAACAGCGGGCTCGACAAATTTGCCTATCCTGCCGGCATAGCTCTGCTCCATCTGTGCTGAAGCAGCTGCTTCTTCGCTTGCCCCCTCTTTGGGTTCCTTTTCCGGGAATGTAAAACCCGCCCAAATAATCATGGAAATTAAAAGTATAATTGTTCCTGCTTTTTTTATGTAAAGCCAACCCCTCTCCCACATTTTTAACAATAAACCCTGAATAGTGGGAATGCGATAAGGCGGAAGCTCCATTACAAAATGCGAGGTTTCGCCTTTAAAAACAAACTTCTTAAGTATCCATGCCGAAACAAAAGCAATTATGACACTCAAGGCATACATCAAAAACATCATATTTGCTCCATCTTTAGCGGCAAAAAATGCCCCGATAAACAAAGCAAATATAGGAAGCTTGGCCCCGCAGATCATAAAAGGAGTAACCATCATGGTGATCAAACGGTCCTTTTTATTGTCCAACGTCCTGGACGCCATAATTCCGGGCACCGCGCAGCCGTTGGTTGAAATCATCATCGGCAGAAACGATTTTCCATGCAAGCCGAATTTATGCATTATCCTGTCCATAACAAACGCCGCTCGCGCCATATAACCGGAATCTTCGAAGAACGCGATCGCAAAGAACATAAAGAGCACCAAAGGGAAAAAACCTAAGACCCCGCCTACCCCGCCAATCACCCCATCAACGATAAATGACTGAGTTAATCCCTCTGGGATAGCGCCGGAGGCAATTTCTCCCGTTTTTTCAAAAAACTTTTCAAACCAGCCCACAACCGGTTCGGAGAAGGTAAATGTGAATTTAAAAATAGCATACATCACGGCGGCAAAAATAGGCAACCCTAAAAACCTATTTAAAACTACCTTATCAATCTTATCCGAAAGGTCATGCCTTTCCTCAACGCTATGCGTCTGCGCCTCGGTGCAAACGCCACTGATAAACCCGTACCTTCTGTCCGCGATGATAACTTCCGGATCATCCGAGAAATGTTTTTTAAGGTGAATCCTGCTTCTTTCAGCCTCTAATAGGAGTGCCGGCCCCCCGGGCAACTGCGCGATAAGCTTAATTATCCATGGGTCATTCTCCAAAAGCTTAATACCAAGCCACCCAACAGGATATTCATTAGGTAAACTAGGAGCTTTTTTAAATGCCGCCGCTAACTTTTCAAGCTCTAATTTAACTTCCTCGCCATAATCAACGCCTATCTTTTCTATCTTGCTTTTCCCTTCGCGAAGATCTACCACAGCATTTAATAATTCATTCATGCCTTTATTCTTGCTGCCAACCGCAGGGATAACCGGTTTGCCCAATAAACGGGAAATCTCGACATAATTAATTTTAGAACCCCTCTTTTCTACAATATCACTCATATTCATTGCCAGAATTATGGGAACCTCAAGCTCCTGTAACTGTGTATATAGGTAAAGATTTCTTTCGAGGTTTGAGGCGTCAACAATATGGACGACCATATCCGGCTTCTCTTTAATTATAAAATCACGAGCCACAATTTCGTCTTCTGAATTCGCCGATAAGCTATATGTCCCCGGCAGATCAACAAAGGTTATCTCATAATCTTTATAAACGACTCTCCCTTCCTTTTTTTCAACCGTAACTCCCGGGTAATTGCCTACATGCTGATGCGCCCCGGTTAAATTATTGAATATCGTTGATTTTCCCGAGTTGGGGTTTCCTGCCAATGCCACCGTCAATTTTCCTTTTGCCGCCATTTTATTCCTCCCTAACGATTATTTTTTGGGCTAATCCATGCCCGATAGATAATTTAGAACCCTTCACGCAAACCGTAACCGGCCCGGCTCCGCTATTATGCAACATCGTTAATCTCTCACCCGGTAAAAGTCCAAGTTCCGCCAACCTGTGACTCGCGCCTTTTCCTCCCTGAATGAAAACAATAGCCGCCGCGCATCCCGAATTAATATCGCACAAGCTTTTCATATTTATATAACCTCAATACTAATTTGTTTTGCTTCTTCTTTTCTTAAAGACAAATTATATCCTTTGATTCTCACCTCCACAGGATCTCCAAATGGAGCCACCCTAATAACCTCCAGATTACTCCCCGGTACAATCCCCATATCTAAGAGTTTTCTTTTAAGCTGGCCTTGTCCGCTTACCTGCTTAACCTTTCCTTTGCTATGTGCCTTCAAATCACTTAAAGCTTTAATCTGACTCATAAATCCCCCCTTTTAGCTATCTCCAATAAGTTAGTCTTGTCTAACTTATTGAACAAAAAAATATTACCCGCGCTTACTCATGGTTTTCTCCTTACCCTTGCTCATATCCTGTCTGTTAAATTCAGGGCAGCGTTCAACATGTTTAATAAACTTTATCAGCTTCTCCAAAGTTACCT harbors:
- the feoB gene encoding ferrous iron transport protein B — translated: MAAKGKLTVALAGNPNSGKSTIFNNLTGAHQHVGNYPGVTVEKKEGRVVYKDYEITFVDLPGTYSLSANSEDEIVARDFIIKEKPDMVVHIVDASNLERNLYLYTQLQELEVPIILAMNMSDIVEKRGSKINYVEISRLLGKPVIPAVGSKNKGMNELLNAVVDLREGKSKIEKIGVDYGEEVKLELEKLAAAFKKAPSLPNEYPVGWLGIKLLENDPWIIKLIAQLPGGPALLLEAERSRIHLKKHFSDDPEVIIADRRYGFISGVCTEAQTHSVEERHDLSDKIDKVVLNRFLGLPIFAAVMYAIFKFTFTFSEPVVGWFEKFFEKTGEIASGAIPEGLTQSFIVDGVIGGVGGVLGFFPLVLFMFFAIAFFEDSGYMARAAFVMDRIMHKFGLHGKSFLPMMISTNGCAVPGIMASRTLDNKKDRLITMMVTPFMICGAKLPIFALFIGAFFAAKDGANMMFLMYALSVIIAFVSAWILKKFVFKGETSHFVMELPPYRIPTIQGLLLKMWERGWLYIKKAGTIILLISMIIWAGFTFPEKEPKEGASEEAAASAQMEQSYAGRIGKFVEPAVKPLGMDWRGGVALMAGVAAKEVVVSTMGTIYSLGEVDPEETDSLKEALQKDPSWNPLKALVFLIFCLIYLPCFVAIAVFYRESGPSLKWTLFLIFWTTVMAWVASFIVYQGGRLLGFGG
- a CDS encoding FeoA family protein; amino-acid sequence: MSQIKALSDLKAHSKGKVKQVSGQGQLKRKLLDMGIVPGSNLEVIRVAPFGDPVEVRIKGYNLSLRKEEAKQISIEVI
- a CDS encoding FeoA family protein, which gives rise to MKSLCDINSGCAAAIVFIQGGKGASHRLAELGLLPGERLTMLHNSGAGPVTVCVKGSKLSIGHGLAQKIIVREE